The proteins below are encoded in one region of Planctopirus limnophila DSM 3776:
- the ndk gene encoding nucleoside-diphosphate kinase, protein MPTERTLVLLKPDAVARRLAGPILTRFEQKGLRIAALKLIQVTPELAKRHYAEHVQKPFYPMLESFITAGPTVALVLEGKSAISVVRGMMGPTNGRDAAPGTIRGDYGTSRQMNLVHGSDGPEAAAKEIAIYFQPHEVVDATEPLAPWLSAGDE, encoded by the coding sequence ATGCCTACGGAACGTACTCTTGTCCTGCTGAAGCCAGATGCTGTTGCCCGACGCCTTGCAGGGCCGATTCTCACTCGTTTTGAGCAGAAGGGCCTACGCATTGCAGCTCTGAAGCTGATTCAGGTTACCCCGGAACTGGCCAAGAGGCACTATGCCGAACATGTCCAGAAGCCATTTTATCCCATGCTCGAAAGCTTCATTACTGCTGGCCCGACAGTGGCTTTGGTTCTTGAAGGCAAGTCAGCGATTAGTGTTGTTCGAGGCATGATGGGCCCGACCAATGGTCGCGATGCCGCCCCGGGAACCATTCGTGGCGATTATGGGACGAGTCGGCAGATGAACCTTGTTCATGGAAGTGATGGCCCCGAAGCGGCCGCGAAGGAAATCGCGATCTACTTTCAGCCGCATGAAGTGGTGGATGCCACTGAGCCACTTGCGCCATGGTTGTCGGCTGGTGACGAGTAA
- the carA gene encoding glutamine-hydrolyzing carbamoyl-phosphate synthase small subunit produces the protein MSQEAKSSACLALADGSVFFGSAFGASGEVTGEVVFNTSMTGYGEILTDPSYCGQIVTMTYPLIGNYGINFEDVESNGPRLRAFVVRELCRAPSNFRSELSLDDYLRKAGVIGLEGIDTRSLVRRLRSQGSVTGVLSTVDLDPQSLIAKAQAAPSIVGQDLVQEVMPAASFAWTERLGNFATLAPQDSQPTRYHVVAIDYGMKWNILRHLTQVGCRVTVVPGTSTAAEILALQPDGVFLSNGPGDPEPLTYAIRTIRELLGKLPIFGICLGHQLLGLAAGARTYKLKFGHRGANQPVMNLRNSKVEITSQNHGFAIDALTLPANIEVTHRNLNDQTIEGMRLTDQPAFSVQYHPEAAAGPHDSAYLFEEFCSLMDLSVEKMKA, from the coding sequence ATGTCCCAAGAGGCTAAGTCTTCAGCTTGTCTGGCATTGGCAGACGGATCTGTTTTTTTTGGCTCTGCGTTCGGTGCCTCGGGTGAGGTCACTGGCGAAGTGGTTTTTAACACAAGCATGACAGGTTATGGCGAGATTCTGACGGACCCCTCCTATTGCGGTCAGATCGTGACGATGACCTACCCGCTAATCGGGAACTACGGCATCAACTTCGAAGATGTGGAAAGCAATGGTCCTCGTCTGAGAGCTTTTGTGGTTCGGGAATTGTGCCGAGCCCCGAGTAACTTTCGTTCAGAGCTTTCTCTGGATGATTATCTCCGCAAAGCCGGAGTTATTGGCCTCGAAGGGATCGATACCCGCTCGCTGGTTCGCCGCTTACGCAGCCAGGGATCAGTCACGGGTGTGCTTTCGACTGTCGATCTCGATCCACAGTCGCTTATTGCCAAAGCCCAGGCTGCCCCCAGCATTGTTGGTCAGGATCTTGTTCAGGAGGTCATGCCCGCTGCGAGTTTTGCCTGGACTGAAAGGCTGGGTAATTTCGCGACGTTGGCTCCGCAGGATTCCCAACCCACCCGCTATCACGTCGTCGCAATTGATTACGGCATGAAGTGGAATATCCTGCGACATCTGACCCAGGTTGGTTGTCGTGTGACGGTTGTCCCGGGGACTTCCACGGCAGCAGAAATTCTGGCATTGCAGCCGGATGGTGTCTTCTTGTCGAATGGCCCTGGTGATCCTGAGCCGCTGACTTATGCGATTCGGACAATTCGCGAATTGCTGGGTAAACTCCCCATCTTTGGCATTTGCCTGGGACATCAACTCCTCGGGCTGGCTGCTGGAGCGAGAACCTATAAACTGAAATTCGGTCATCGCGGTGCGAACCAGCCAGTGATGAATCTGCGGAACTCGAAAGTCGAGATTACCTCGCAGAATCACGGTTTTGCGATCGATGCTTTGACTTTGCCAGCGAATATCGAGGTCACTCACCGGAATCTGAATGATCAGACAATCGAGGGGATGCGACTGACCGATCAACCCGCTTTCAGTGTGCAGTATCATCCTGAAGCTGCTGCGGGGCCACATGACAGTGCGTATCTTTTCGAAGAGTTTTGCAGCCTGATGGATCTGTCGGTCGAGAAAATGAAGGCTTGA
- a CDS encoding ArsR/SmtB family transcription factor has translation MISNVAEPLVEKGSSFPDLSTQLEKDLVQVFKLLADETRLRILMYLMKDQELHVTALCERLGQSQPAVSHHLALLRVAGLIEARRDGKHNFYSVRQKHFHRIMAELFSSIGDGERDRIRFKNFVLSQEENA, from the coding sequence ATGATTTCGAACGTTGCCGAACCTTTGGTCGAAAAAGGTTCATCCTTCCCCGATCTGTCGACTCAGCTTGAGAAAGACCTCGTTCAGGTCTTTAAGCTGTTGGCCGATGAAACTCGCCTGCGTATCCTGATGTATCTGATGAAAGATCAGGAATTGCATGTGACTGCCCTCTGCGAGCGCCTGGGTCAGAGCCAGCCAGCAGTCAGCCATCATCTGGCTTTACTTCGAGTAGCCGGTCTGATTGAAGCCCGTCGCGATGGTAAGCACAATTTCTACAGTGTGCGCCAGAAGCATTTCCACCGCATTATGGCTGAACTCTTCTCCAGCATTGGAGATGGCGAGCGTGACCGAATCCGCTTCAAGAACTTCGTGCTGTCACAGGAAGAGAACGCCTAA